The Triticum aestivum cultivar Chinese Spring chromosome 3A, IWGSC CS RefSeq v2.1, whole genome shotgun sequence genome includes a region encoding these proteins:
- the LOC123058675 gene encoding probable DNA replication complex GINS protein PSF3, which yields MPCYYDVADILMEEELISVVFQVTANGVGLLDPGAERNSVEKGAKVDLPFWLAHGMLSLEQAVSINVPPCFTQKTRKEIQADAACVDLRVRCPYFYELGCKIVPLVGDKSIGQFLRYAFASRYKEILSKAHSSSTMTVPKFTTRLTKEEAQVFESARESMSAFRKWRVGGARLQKASILGRKRKTKLPDGPSTP from the exons ATGCCTTGTTACTACGACGTTGCCGACATCCTCATGGAGGAGGAG CTTATTTCGGTTGTTTTCCAAGTAACTGCAAATGGCGTCGGTCTGCTAGATCCTGGTGCCGAGAGAAACAGT GTTGAAAAGGGTGCTAAAGTAGACCTTCCATTTTGGCTTGCGCATGGAATGCTGTCTCTGGAACAAGCGGTGTCAATAAATGTACCTCCTTGCTTCACCCAGAA AACTCGGAAGGAGATCCAAGCTGATGCAGCCTGTGTTGATTTGAGGGTTCGGTGCCCTTACTTTTATGAGCTTGGATGCAAGATTGTTCCTCT GGTGGGTGACAAGAGCATTGGCCAGTTCTTGCGCTACGCGTTCGCCAGTAGGTACAAGGAGATACTAAGCAAGGCACACAGCTCTTCGACGATGACAGTGCCCAAGTTCACAACACGCCTTACAAAAGAAGAAGCTCAAG TGTTTGAATCTGCTAGGGAGTCGATGTccgccttcaggaagtggcgcgtCGGGGGTGCGAGGCTGCAGAAGGCGTCCATTCTTGGAAGGAAGAGGAAGACAAAGCTGCCTGACGGGCCTTCGACGCCCTGA
- the LOC123062285 gene encoding FBD-associated F-box protein At4g10400 — MESSDDEHAMESDTVTKSDLISELPEDILQKILSCVWIRTVVRMRRVSRKWMELCESLQFIRLDYRDFEHWKVEKFTHFVNNLLLVRRKVDLHTFQLHWNPHGPLNCNDVRMWIGYAVKHNVKVLDVKLCLYDKTVLPPAIFTCRSLQELNLQWGNAPYRDYDHTGLVLPDIINLPSLKKLTLRDVEVDELSLNRFIARSPGLEDLNLIDSAMRLDLIASKALKRLTLDGFLGECDGFTIAAPHLISFECTGCSLEAISWRDQPSLESARIDTCGYTFDCESKFTGVLKYAKKLALFGSDIKVMLEKELPTCSAFENLTTLEIGEWYLTEDLFVVLRFLQLSPRLEELTLMNRPLDEGAEIDCMPIDGMTFRCPLLESVVIQCSEGDGRIDKLLSVLVVNGISPDNINIAFYDEIEKRDRAERIRADEERSKELRIFEKRVRRNPEWREYDPYAMSESDSKQSDDGFSDASDDPDDY, encoded by the exons ATGGAGTCGTCAGATGACGAGCATGCCATGGAGAGTGATACTGTGACTAAAAGTGATCTGATCAGCGAGCTGCCTGAAGACATCCTCCAGAAAATCCTGTCATGCGTGTGGATTAGAACTGTTGTGCGCATGCGCAGGGTGTCTAGGAAGTGGATGGAACTGTGTGAAAGCCTGCAGTTCATACGCCTTGATTACAGAGATTTCGAACATTGGAAGGTCGAGAAGTTTACTCATTTCGTTAACAACCTATTGCTTGTCCGTCGGAAAGTAGACTTGCACACATTCCAGCTGCATTGGAATCCTCATGGTCCCCTGAACTGCAATGATGTCAGAATGTGGATTGGCTATGCGGTGAAGCATAATGTTAAAGTGCTTGACGTGAAACTTTGTCTATATGATAAGACTGTTTTACCTCCTGCCATTTTCACCTGCCGCTCGCTTCAGGAGCTAAATTTGCAGTGGGGTAATGCTCCCTACCGAGATTATGACCACACGGGACTTGTACTGCCTGACATAATCAATCTTCCTTCTCTCAAGAAACTTACTCTGCGCGACGTGGAAGTGGATGAGCTTTCTCTGAACAGATTCATTGCCCGGAGCCCTGGCCTAGAAGACTTGAATTTGATAGACTCTGCGATGCGTCTTGATCTCATAGCCTCAAAAGCATTAAAAAGGCTAACCCTTGATGGCTTCCTAGGTGAGTGCGATGGATTCACAATTGCTGCCCCTCATCTCATTAGCTTTGAGTGCACGGGATGTTCACTGGAAGCTATTTCCTGGAGAGACCAACCATCTCTAGAGAGCGCACGCATAGATACTTGTGGGTATACATTTGATTGTGAATCAAAGTTCACTGGAGTTCTTAAGTATGCCAAGAAGCTTGCATTATTTGGTTCTGACATAAAG GTTATGTTGGAAAAGGAGCTGCCAACATGTTCAGCGTTTGAAAACCTCACAACTCTTGAGATTGGCGAATGGTATTTAACTGAGGACTTGTTCGTTGTGCTTCGCTTCCTCCAGCTTTCACCGAGGCTAGAAGAACTCACTTTGATGAATAGGCCG CTTGATGAAGGAGCGGAAATAGATTGCATGCCAATTGACGGGATGACCTTCCGGTGTCCACTCCTTGAAAGTGTTGTCATACAATGTTCAGAGGGTGATGGAAGAATTGATAAGCTGCTAAGTGTTCTGGTAGTCAATGGGATTAGTCCAGACAATATAAATATTGCCTTCTATGATGAAATTGAAAAGCGGGACCGTGCGGAGAGGATACGTGCCGACGAGGAACGGTCGAAGGAGCTGCGCATCTTCGAGAAGAGGGTGAGGAGAAATCCAGAATGGAGAGAGTATGATCCTTACGCAATGAGTGAGTCTGACAGCAAGCAGAGTGATGATGGGTTCAGCGATGCATCTGATGACCCTGATGACTACTGA